The stretch of DNA ACAGACTTGCTCAATTTAACTAGGGAGGAAGGAACGAATTATAAAAGAGCAACTTTCCAACTGGATATGTTAAATAACACCTATCTTCCACTTGGTCAAGTATTGGGCATCTCTCCATCAATTAGATATGATTACTACAACATTCATTATACCGCCGATAAATCCACAAGTAAAAGTAGAGTGTTAGGAAAACTGCTTATGAACTGGAGGTGGCCTTTTATAAAGCATCAGGGGCATAAAAATATCATTTTAGAACCAATTGTAAATTTCAGTTACAACTCATCAGCTACCGGGAATTTTTTGAAAGAAGACGGCCAAGAACAACTCATAAACGCTTCAAATGTTTTTGCCTCAAATTTTTTCACCGGTAAAGATATTATCGATTTTGGTTCCAGTATAAACTATGGTTTAAGAGCAAATTATTATACTGAGGGCAATACTTATGGAGCCGTTTTAGGCCAGAGTTATAAATTAAACAGGCCAAAAGAATTGGAGCATAACATCTCTTATAGTTGGAACGACAAAATAATTGGGCAAAAGTCTGAAATAGTGGCAAAACTTTATACCCAGATTGGTAGCGATCTCTCATTTGTTAACAATATAAGTTTGTCCCCGAATCGTTTTGATTTAATTAAAAATGAGCTAGATGCCAATATGAAATACAGAAAGTTGGTATTTGGTCTGGGGCATGTATTTATTAAAGAGCAATACATCAATAAATGTTATAACGATTACAATCAGGAGATAAGCGGAAAACTGCAATATAATTTTTATCAGAAATGGTGGCTGGAGGCAAAAGCGAAACGAAAAATTGGACATCTAACCAAAGAAGAAAAAATCGACCAGTATGACTTAAATGCCAAAGAAAAAAATAAAAATATTAGTAAATGGGTTAGCAATGAGATAAGTTTGTTGTATAAAGGAGATTGTTTAAAAATCAATTTTGGTATAGAAAGAGATTACTCTATGCCCAAAGGTTTAAAGCCTTCCTTCACAACGTATATGAAGATTGAACCTATTTTTAACTAGAAAATAAATTTATATGACAAACTTATTTAGATCAATAAAATTGCTTATAGCTGCAGCATTAATAGTATCTTCATCCACAGAAGTCTTAGCAGAGCAGGATTACATAGTTGCATATGTTAATAACGAGATTATCACATCTTATGACTTGAAGAAAAGGGTGGAGTTGGCTGAGTCGATAAACAAGGTAAAAATCTCAAGCAAGGAGGCTAAACAATCTATTCTTCAAACACTAATCGACGAAAAATTGATTGCTCAAATAGCAAGAAGAAACAATATTTCTGTGCCAAAAGAACAAGTGATGTCTTACATAGGTTTGATAGCTAAAGATAATGGGGTCAGCAATCTGGAGCAATTGGCTAAACGTTATAAGATAAGTCCTGCTGAATTTATGAAACAAATTGAGGGACAACTTTTGTTAAAAAAACTGGTACAAATACAAATTGCGCCAGATACTAAAGTTTCTCAGCAAGAAACGCATGACAATTTAAATAATATATCTGCGAATGTTGTTCAATCCTCCAATGTTGAAGCAAGTAGTGATGTGAAGATCTCAGAAATCGTGTTGTACAAAC from Candidatus Bandiella woodruffii encodes:
- a CDS encoding SurA N-terminal domain-containing protein, whose translation is MTNLFRSIKLLIAAALIVSSSTEVLAEQDYIVAYVNNEIITSYDLKKRVELAESINKVKISSKEAKQSILQTLIDEKLIAQIARRNNISVPKEQVMSYIGLIAKDNGVSNLEQLAKRYKISPAEFMKQIEGQLLLKKLVQIQIAPDTKVSQQETHDNLNNISANVVQSSNVEASSDVKISEIVLYKQSLKQADMQKLLNNLYLQLKQGIAFEDLARQFSESPSASSGGSIGWVKLGQLAKPIADAIEQDLVHFKTGRVTAHPIDIDDRVILVKLVDTRAGKKVIKKVSEEEVQDVLFNQKLSINVRNFINNLRKNSYIHIKNS